A stretch of the Enterobacteriaceae bacterium ESL0689 genome encodes the following:
- the gmd gene encoding GDP-mannose 4,6-dehydratase: MQKIALITGITGQDGAYLAELLLEKGYLVYGTYRRTSSVNFWRIEELGIDKHPCFKLVEYDLTDLSSSIRLLQQAKATEVYNLAAQSFVGVSFDQPITTAEITGIGPVNLLEAIRIVNPNIRFYQASTSEMFGLVQAVPQQEDTPFYPRSPYGVAKLYAHWMTINYRESYNIFASSGILFNHESPLRGKEFVTRKITDAVAKIKLGKQDVLELGNMNAKRDWGYAKEYVEGMWRILQAEKPDTFVLATNRTETVRDFVSMAFKAVGYTLRFEGQDAQEIGIDVATGKTLVRVNPKFFRPAEVELLIGNPARAKEILGWQPKTTLEKLCQMMVEADLRRNQQGSSF, translated from the coding sequence ATGCAAAAAATTGCATTAATTACTGGTATTACGGGTCAGGATGGGGCTTACCTTGCTGAGCTTTTATTAGAAAAAGGTTATTTGGTTTATGGTACTTATCGCCGGACTAGCTCAGTTAATTTCTGGCGTATTGAAGAACTCGGTATTGATAAACATCCATGCTTCAAGTTAGTTGAATACGATTTGACTGATTTATCTTCTAGTATTCGTCTATTACAGCAAGCTAAAGCAACAGAAGTTTATAATCTGGCCGCACAAAGTTTCGTTGGTGTATCCTTTGATCAACCAATAACTACTGCTGAAATCACAGGTATTGGTCCGGTTAATTTGCTGGAAGCAATTCGTATTGTTAATCCCAATATTCGTTTTTACCAGGCATCAACATCTGAAATGTTTGGCTTAGTACAGGCTGTTCCACAACAAGAAGATACGCCATTTTATCCACGTAGTCCTTATGGTGTAGCAAAATTATATGCACACTGGATGACAATTAATTATCGTGAGAGTTATAATATTTTTGCTTCTAGTGGTATTCTTTTTAATCATGAGTCTCCGCTACGCGGAAAAGAGTTTGTTACTCGTAAGATTACAGATGCTGTTGCTAAAATTAAACTTGGAAAACAGGATGTCCTGGAATTAGGCAATATGAATGCTAAACGTGATTGGGGTTATGCTAAAGAATATGTTGAAGGAATGTGGCGTATTTTACAGGCAGAAAAACCTGATACTTTTGTTCTTGCTACTAATCGTACAGAAACAGTACGTGATTTTGTCAGTATGGCGTTTAAAGCCGTAGGCTATACACTTCGTTTTGAAGGTCAAGATGCGCAGGAAATTGGCATTGATGTTGCTACAGGAAAAACATTAGTTCGCGTAAATCCGAAATTTTTCCGTCCGGCAGAAGTTGAACTATTAATTGGCAATCCTGCGCGAGCAAAAGAAATTCTTGGCTGGCAGCCAAAAACCACACTGGAAAAGTTATGTCAGATGATGGTTGAGGCTGATTTACGTCGTAATCAACAAGGGTCTTCCTTCTAA
- a CDS encoding glycosyltransferase, with the protein MNYHNKYICLEKFKGLRVALLTTASAQGEVGGAERFYKGLFAGLIEIGCDVEIISVIADESSFAQIEKNYQYCSQLDLSNFDVVISTKTPTYAVNHPNHVMYLVHTVRVFDDMFDNIFSARDSIHLAERAMLHQWDFKAISSVKARFSIGHEVANRLYRWRGIHSDVIHPPLSISGFCLGKTGDYFFLPGRLHPWKRVDLAIKAIKASSLSLKLIIAGTGEAEKELKQLAAGDPRIEFVGRLTDEKLLEYYANALAIVFVPKKEDYGYITLEGFASGKPVITCVDSGEPTYFVKHQENGLVCAPTPEALCDGFEWLFNHISAAKSMGESGYKLIQGMSWAAVSKKLVSAAMASQVIINQEPINVVITDMQPIDPPVGGGRLRLLGLYHNLGKKIKATYVGSYDWPGEKYRRHQLSPCLEEIDVPLTQEHHLAAQQWAAKANGKTVIDIVFSQQGHLSPAYLSEVIENIKKSDVVVFSHPWVYPLIEPSLLQGKIVIYDSQNVEGYLRAQLLDDTNNAELIAIRQVINDEYLLGQRADLILTCSQEDLLRFNRIYEFSPEKMRVVPNGVMAFKHPVPGHKERIAAKITLKFSAKDKLAIFIGSAYGPNIEAAQFIIEKLAPVLPEVHFILAGGIGNAVDNMKHKNIHITGALTEEDKILWLSAADIALNPMFSGSGTNIKMFDFMSLAIPTVTTEIGARGIDTAGLEAILVVPPTVESFIIAIHSLFNDDYRDKIGSAARTCVENSYAWENISKTVGKMFESRAKLSNQPQPYFSVVIPSYERPEQLLDLIHALQKQIERDFEVIIIDQSEKAWSESESDFGFPLCYYHTSVKGAVRARNTGAMLAQGKIIAFTDDDCQPGLNWLANARKYFDKKNIVGLEGIIISDHHDDKNWRPVTNVGFEGIGFMTANLMVRSEIFHYLGGFDLQFDHPHFREDTDFGWRMQQFGDVPYANDVDVFHPAQPRYKERESLESRTRFFQKDVLLYRKHPEKYYELFLKENHYRMTPGFKDNLLLGFKKENEVVPQWMRELLNS; encoded by the coding sequence ATGAATTATCATAATAAATATATTTGTCTAGAAAAATTTAAAGGATTGCGTGTTGCTTTATTAACTACTGCATCTGCTCAGGGGGAAGTCGGCGGTGCTGAACGTTTTTATAAAGGCTTATTTGCAGGGTTAATTGAAATTGGTTGTGATGTCGAAATTATTTCAGTTATTGCTGATGAGTCTTCTTTTGCTCAAATTGAAAAAAATTATCAATATTGTAGCCAGCTAGATTTAAGTAATTTTGATGTAGTTATTTCGACAAAAACACCTACATACGCTGTTAATCATCCTAATCATGTAATGTATTTGGTGCATACAGTACGTGTTTTTGATGATATGTTTGATAATATATTTTCTGCTCGTGATTCTATACACTTGGCAGAACGCGCAATGTTACACCAGTGGGATTTTAAAGCTATTTCATCAGTTAAAGCCAGATTCTCTATTGGTCATGAGGTTGCTAATCGCCTTTATCGTTGGCGAGGTATTCATTCTGATGTAATACATCCCCCATTAAGTATTAGTGGTTTTTGTTTAGGAAAAACTGGGGACTATTTTTTCTTACCGGGGCGTTTACATCCATGGAAACGTGTAGATTTAGCAATAAAGGCTATTAAAGCTTCATCACTATCGCTAAAATTAATTATCGCAGGGACTGGAGAAGCGGAAAAAGAACTAAAACAACTAGCTGCTGGAGATCCTAGAATCGAATTTGTCGGTCGTTTAACTGATGAAAAATTGTTAGAATATTATGCTAATGCTTTAGCAATAGTTTTTGTACCGAAAAAAGAAGATTATGGATATATCACTCTGGAAGGTTTTGCTAGCGGTAAACCTGTTATTACATGTGTTGATTCTGGCGAACCGACTTATTTTGTGAAACATCAGGAAAATGGTTTGGTTTGTGCCCCTACGCCAGAAGCACTGTGTGATGGATTTGAGTGGTTATTCAATCATATATCTGCTGCAAAGAGCATGGGAGAGTCAGGATATAAATTAATCCAGGGGATGTCTTGGGCAGCAGTTAGCAAAAAATTAGTGTCTGCGGCTATGGCATCTCAAGTAATAATAAATCAAGAACCAATCAATGTTGTAATTACCGATATGCAACCAATTGATCCCCCAGTTGGTGGTGGGCGGCTAAGATTGCTAGGACTTTATCATAATTTAGGAAAAAAAATAAAAGCAACATATGTTGGTTCTTATGACTGGCCTGGAGAAAAATATCGTCGACATCAGCTTAGTCCATGTTTAGAAGAAATAGATGTTCCATTAACGCAGGAACATCACCTTGCTGCGCAGCAATGGGCTGCTAAAGCAAATGGGAAAACAGTTATTGATATCGTATTTAGTCAACAAGGGCATTTATCGCCAGCATATTTATCGGAAGTTATTGAAAATATAAAAAAATCTGATGTGGTCGTTTTTTCACATCCATGGGTATATCCGTTGATTGAGCCTAGTTTATTGCAAGGAAAGATTGTTATATATGACTCACAAAATGTTGAGGGATATTTACGTGCACAGTTATTAGATGATACTAATAATGCAGAACTAATAGCCATTCGCCAGGTAATTAATGACGAGTATTTATTGGGGCAACGGGCTGATCTTATTCTGACATGTTCACAGGAAGATTTACTTCGTTTTAATAGAATTTATGAATTTTCGCCTGAAAAAATGCGGGTTGTTCCTAATGGTGTAATGGCATTCAAACATCCAGTCCCTGGGCATAAAGAGCGTATAGCAGCAAAAATCACACTAAAATTCTCTGCTAAAGATAAGTTGGCTATTTTTATTGGCAGTGCATATGGCCCCAATATTGAAGCTGCGCAATTTATTATTGAAAAATTAGCACCTGTTTTGCCTGAAGTGCATTTTATTCTTGCAGGTGGAATAGGAAATGCTGTAGACAATATGAAACATAAAAATATTCATATTACGGGAGCATTAACTGAAGAAGATAAAATTTTATGGTTATCTGCAGCAGATATAGCGCTGAATCCAATGTTTTCTGGTTCTGGGACTAATATCAAAATGTTTGACTTTATGTCCCTTGCTATACCAACAGTAACAACTGAAATAGGTGCTCGTGGTATTGATACAGCAGGCCTGGAAGCAATATTAGTGGTGCCTCCAACAGTAGAATCCTTTATTATAGCTATTCACTCTCTGTTTAACGATGACTATCGTGATAAAATTGGGTCGGCTGCCAGGACATGCGTTGAAAATAGTTATGCCTGGGAAAATATATCTAAAACTGTCGGTAAAATGTTTGAGTCGCGCGCTAAATTATCAAATCAGCCACAGCCATATTTTTCAGTAGTTATACCTAGTTATGAACGACCAGAGCAACTCCTGGATTTAATTCATGCTTTACAAAAGCAAATCGAGCGCGATTTTGAAGTTATTATTATTGATCAAAGTGAGAAAGCATGGTCTGAATCTGAATCAGATTTTGGTTTTCCTCTCTGTTATTATCATACATCAGTTAAAGGTGCTGTTAGAGCAAGAAATACTGGAGCAATGTTAGCGCAAGGAAAGATCATTGCTTTTACTGATGATGACTGCCAGCCTGGCCTAAATTGGTTAGCCAACGCACGTAAGTATTTTGATAAAAAGAATATCGTTGGTTTAGAAGGCATTATTATATCAGATCATCATGATGATAAAAACTGGCGGCCAGTTACAAATGTTGGTTTTGAAGGTATTGGTTTTATGACTGCTAATTTGATGGTTAGAAGTGAGATATTTCATTATTTAGGGGGATTTGATTTACAGTTTGATCATCCACATTTTCGTGAAGATACAGATTTTGGCTGGCGAATGCAGCAATTTGGTGATGTTCCTTATGCAAATGATGTTGATGTATTTCATCCTGCACAACCACGTTATAAAGAGCGTGAATCACTGGAGAGTCGTACACGTTTTTTCCAGAAAGATGTTTTACTTTATCGTAAACATCCAGAAAAATATTATGAATTATTTTTAAAAGAAAATCATTACAGAATGACACCTGGATTTAAGGATAACTTACTGTTGGGTTTTAAAAAGGAAAATGAAGTTGTACCACAATGGATGCGTGAATTATTGAATAGTTAA
- a CDS encoding FkbM family methyltransferase, with product MSFISYAQNLEDVVLWKALKNIKNGFYIDVGANDPITDSVTRSFYERGWHGINIEPILEHFNDLNTDRPRDINLNCALNECAGELDIWECDVRGWATLDKKVAQAHEDEGHHGRWHKVKIRTLSDICDEIQPAVIHFLKIDVEGFELSVLKGNNWSKYRPWIIVVESTFPNTKIETFSETDDLLINNNYLFVYADGINRFYVSDEHKELLAALKYPPNIFDDYQTYAEFNALKNADNISKEFDTYKSRMIEDLTQKNSECNKLLSTLEVVQKKERNIDVLISNIDKLLFQLNQKKQHDDILKSISYLTSENKKIHAAYDMLSKEHSASLKQEQKIERDNFIKNISYLSLENERINIAYDALSKSYKEYQQHARNLEHEVYLLKTNIETIYNSTSWRLSFPIRFLGRIKNSKVKVLKSQGLLNYCSRQLIKKINNCPKVRHIIVFITKKTGMYSICRNIYLQLLLNNTQMNITEVEKTSVMKKNIITPVVNSHSQLSVDELYERIKNELNSSEDKRMHL from the coding sequence ATGAGTTTTATTTCATATGCCCAGAATTTAGAAGATGTTGTTCTTTGGAAAGCCTTGAAAAATATAAAAAATGGTTTTTATATTGATGTCGGTGCTAATGATCCTATTACTGATTCAGTAACACGTTCATTTTACGAACGAGGCTGGCATGGGATAAATATAGAACCCATTTTAGAACATTTTAATGATTTAAACACTGATAGACCCCGGGATATTAATTTGAATTGTGCACTAAATGAATGTGCAGGAGAATTAGATATATGGGAATGCGATGTTCGTGGTTGGGCAACATTAGATAAGAAAGTTGCTCAAGCTCATGAAGATGAAGGACATCATGGACGATGGCATAAAGTAAAAATAAGGACTTTATCTGATATTTGTGATGAGATTCAACCAGCTGTTATTCATTTTCTTAAGATTGATGTTGAAGGTTTTGAATTATCAGTACTTAAGGGAAATAACTGGAGCAAATATCGTCCATGGATTATAGTTGTAGAATCAACTTTTCCTAATACAAAAATAGAAACATTCTCTGAAACTGATGACTTATTAATAAATAATAATTATTTATTTGTGTATGCTGATGGTATAAATCGCTTTTATGTTTCAGATGAACATAAAGAATTATTGGCTGCACTTAAATACCCGCCAAATATTTTTGATGATTATCAGACTTATGCTGAATTTAATGCTCTGAAAAATGCTGATAATATATCAAAAGAGTTTGATACTTATAAGTCTAGAATGATTGAGGATTTAACTCAAAAAAATAGTGAATGTAATAAATTGCTTTCTACTTTAGAAGTTGTGCAAAAAAAAGAAAGAAATATTGATGTATTAATATCCAATATTGACAAGCTACTTTTCCAATTAAATCAGAAAAAACAACATGATGATATACTCAAGAGTATCTCTTATTTGACATCAGAGAATAAAAAAATTCATGCTGCATATGATATGTTATCTAAAGAGCATAGCGCTTCACTAAAGCAGGAACAAAAAATTGAGCGTGATAATTTTATTAAAAATATATCATATTTATCATTAGAAAATGAGCGAATCAATATTGCATACGATGCTTTATCTAAATCTTATAAAGAGTATCAGCAACATGCCAGAAATCTTGAACATGAAGTTTATTTATTGAAAACAAATATCGAAACTATATATAATAGTACATCCTGGCGTTTAAGTTTCCCTATCCGGTTTTTAGGTAGAATAAAAAATAGTAAAGTTAAAGTATTAAAATCTCAAGGATTGTTGAATTATTGCAGTCGTCAATTGATCAAAAAAATAAATAATTGCCCTAAAGTAAGACATATTATAGTTTTTATAACTAAAAAAACTGGTATGTATTCAATATGTCGTAATATTTATTTGCAATTATTACTTAATAATACTCAGATGAATATTACTGAGGTTGAAAAAACGTCAGTTATGAAAAAAAATATTATAACTCCCGTGGTTAATTCACATTCCCAGTTAAGTGTTGATGAATTGTACGAGAGAATAAAAAATGAACTTAATTCTTCTGAGGATAAAAGGATGCATCTATGA
- a CDS encoding ABC transporter ATP-binding protein, whose translation MSTISVSNVGKAFKLYPNRWARFMEWFLPKHIIKHQLKWVLQDINFTISSGEAVGIIGINGAGKSTLLKMITGTSQPTKGNIYLSGRVAALLELGMGFHPDFTGRQNVYMAAQLMGLCINDIKNLMPQIEAFAEIGDYIDSPIRIYSSGMQMRLAFSVATAIRPDILIVDEALSVGDDYFQHKCFDRIRDFRQQGTTLLIVSHDKQAIQSICDRAILLNAGHIEMEGKPEAVMDYYNALLADKQNQKLEQKVTSEGKIQTISGTGEAEVIELGLFDKNNKLVEIVNVGQPIILRIKVKVNDDIPRLVFGYGIKDRLGQVLYGTNTDLKKNVIKNVKAGTILIYEFSFDINLGPGSYSIQTALVSTDTHLVNNYEWRDLALLFNVVNMDKANFIGLTWLDPKIGIYSE comes from the coding sequence ATGAGTACAATTAGCGTAAGTAATGTTGGAAAAGCATTTAAACTATATCCTAATCGCTGGGCACGTTTTATGGAATGGTTTCTTCCGAAACATATAATAAAACATCAATTAAAATGGGTTTTACAAGATATCAACTTTACTATTAGCTCAGGTGAGGCTGTTGGCATAATTGGGATTAATGGTGCAGGTAAAAGTACATTATTAAAAATGATTACGGGTACTAGTCAACCCACAAAAGGAAATATTTATCTATCAGGAAGAGTTGCTGCTTTATTAGAGTTGGGTATGGGGTTTCATCCCGATTTTACTGGTCGTCAAAATGTTTACATGGCAGCTCAGTTAATGGGATTGTGCATTAATGACATAAAAAACTTGATGCCGCAAATAGAAGCATTTGCGGAAATTGGTGATTATATTGATAGCCCTATTAGGATTTATTCTAGCGGAATGCAAATGCGTTTAGCATTTAGTGTTGCGACAGCAATTAGGCCTGATATTCTTATTGTTGATGAAGCGTTATCTGTTGGCGATGATTATTTTCAACATAAATGTTTTGACAGAATTCGTGATTTTCGTCAACAGGGAACAACATTACTAATAGTATCTCATGACAAACAAGCAATTCAGAGTATTTGTGATAGAGCTATTTTACTCAATGCGGGTCATATTGAGATGGAGGGCAAACCCGAAGCTGTTATGGACTATTATAATGCTTTGCTTGCTGACAAGCAGAATCAGAAATTAGAGCAAAAAGTTACCAGCGAAGGAAAAATACAAACAATCTCGGGAACCGGAGAAGCTGAAGTTATTGAGCTAGGTCTATTTGATAAAAATAATAAACTTGTTGAAATTGTCAATGTTGGTCAGCCTATAATATTGCGTATTAAAGTAAAAGTTAATGATGATATACCACGTTTAGTATTTGGTTATGGGATCAAAGATCGTTTGGGGCAGGTATTATACGGTACAAATACCGATCTTAAGAAGAATGTAATTAAAAATGTAAAAGCCGGTACAATATTAATTTATGAGTTTAGCTTTGATATTAATCTTGGCCCGGGCAGTTATTCTATACAGACAGCGCTTGTTAGTACCGATACTCATCTGGTTAATAACTATGAATGGCGAGATTTAGCTTTACTTTTTAATGTGGTTAATATGGATAAAGCAAACTTTATTGGTTTGACATGGTTAGATCCTAAAATAGGAATATATTCAGAATGA
- a CDS encoding ABC transporter permease: MFNIIRGLWSYRNFVFGSIKRDFQTKYRNSLLGGVWNIINPLAMIVIYTVIFSQVMRAKLPGVDNSFAYSIYLCAGILSWGLFAEIVSRSQVMFLDNRNLLKKINFPKVCIPAIIIGSALLNFFIIFTIFCLFLVVSGYFPGIVILSLIPVITVLIVFAIGLGMIIGVLNVFFSDVGQFFGIFLQFWFWLTPIVYSATILPENLQEYVSYNPLAGVIMACQTVLVKGEWPNWYGLMPAIIIGLLLCFLGMHLFQKHAAEMVDEL; the protein is encoded by the coding sequence ATGTTTAATATTATTAGAGGATTATGGTCTTATCGAAATTTTGTATTTGGTAGTATCAAACGTGATTTTCAAACAAAATATAGAAACTCCTTATTAGGCGGAGTATGGAATATTATTAATCCGCTTGCGATGATAGTTATTTATACTGTAATCTTTTCACAAGTTATGCGTGCAAAGTTACCAGGCGTAGATAATTCATTTGCATATAGCATTTATTTATGTGCTGGCATTTTGAGTTGGGGGCTTTTTGCTGAAATAGTTTCCCGTTCTCAAGTTATGTTTTTAGATAATAGAAATTTATTAAAAAAGATTAATTTTCCAAAAGTTTGTATTCCAGCTATCATTATTGGTAGTGCTTTATTAAATTTTTTTATCATATTTACTATTTTTTGTTTATTTTTAGTGGTTAGTGGTTACTTTCCGGGTATTGTAATTCTCTCACTTATTCCAGTTATTACAGTCTTGATCGTTTTCGCTATTGGTTTAGGAATGATAATTGGTGTGCTTAATGTGTTTTTTAGTGATGTGGGCCAGTTTTTTGGAATATTTTTACAGTTTTGGTTTTGGCTAACACCGATTGTTTATTCTGCCACTATTTTACCTGAAAATTTACAAGAATATGTATCTTATAATCCTTTGGCCGGAGTTATTATGGCTTGTCAAACAGTTTTAGTTAAAGGTGAGTGGCCTAACTGGTATGGACTCATGCCAGCAATAATTATTGGTCTTTTATTATGTTTTCTTGGCATGCACTTATTTCAAAAACATGCAGCAGAAATGGTGGATGAACTTTAA
- a CDS encoding phosphomannomutase CpsG (capsular polysaccharide biosynthesis protein; catalyzes the formation of D-mannose 6-phosphate from alpha-D-mannose 1-phosphate), protein MSTLSCFKAYDIRGKLGSELNEDIAYRIGRAFGEFLKPKTVVVGGDVRFTSESLKSALANGLMDAGTDVFDIGLSGTEEIYFATFYLGLDGGIEITASHNPIDYNGMKLVRENAKPISGDTGLRDIQRLAEANNFAPVDQQQRGNYKKISVLDAYIDHLMSYIDFSSFTTPMKLVINSGNGAAGHVIDEIEKRFNKANVPVNFIKIHHQPDGAFPNGIPNPLLPECRKDTSDAVIKQQADLGIAFDGDFDRCFLFDDQGQFIEGYYIVGLLAEAFLQKEPGAKIIHDPRLTWNTIDIVTEAGGVPVMSKTGHAFIKERMRKENAIYGGEMSAHHYFREFAYCDSGMIPWLLIVALLSYNKSTLSELVSKRMNKFPCSGEINYKIKDLYKVLNSIENSYRDNININKIDGISIEFNDWRFNIRGSNTEPLLRLNLETKNNKLMMFEKIKEIENIIMGINK, encoded by the coding sequence ATGTCTACATTATCTTGTTTTAAAGCTTATGATATACGTGGGAAATTAGGTTCAGAACTAAATGAAGATATAGCATATCGTATTGGACGAGCATTTGGTGAATTTTTAAAGCCTAAAACAGTTGTTGTTGGTGGTGATGTGCGTTTTACCAGTGAAAGCTTAAAATCTGCACTGGCCAATGGTTTGATGGATGCCGGTACTGATGTTTTTGATATAGGCCTTAGTGGAACAGAAGAAATCTATTTTGCGACCTTTTATCTTGGCCTTGATGGTGGGATTGAGATTACTGCAAGCCACAATCCAATAGACTATAACGGAATGAAATTGGTGCGTGAGAATGCAAAACCAATCAGCGGTGATACTGGGTTACGCGATATACAACGCTTAGCAGAAGCTAATAATTTTGCTCCAGTCGATCAACAACAGCGTGGTAATTATAAAAAAATATCAGTATTGGATGCTTACATTGATCACTTAATGAGTTATATTGACTTTTCCAGCTTTACTACACCAATGAAATTAGTCATTAACTCCGGAAATGGTGCAGCTGGTCACGTTATTGATGAAATAGAAAAACGGTTTAATAAAGCTAATGTTCCTGTGAATTTTATTAAGATACACCATCAGCCAGATGGTGCTTTTCCGAATGGTATTCCTAATCCACTATTACCTGAATGTCGCAAAGATACATCTGATGCTGTAATAAAACAACAAGCTGACTTAGGAATTGCTTTTGATGGCGATTTTGATCGTTGTTTTTTATTTGACGATCAAGGTCAATTTATTGAAGGATATTATATAGTTGGCCTCCTTGCCGAAGCATTTTTACAAAAAGAACCTGGCGCTAAAATTATCCATGATCCACGCTTAACATGGAATACTATCGACATTGTTACGGAAGCTGGTGGTGTACCTGTTATGAGTAAAACAGGACATGCTTTCATTAAGGAACGCATGCGTAAAGAGAATGCTATTTATGGTGGTGAGATGAGTGCACATCACTATTTTCGCGAATTTGCCTATTGCGATAGTGGTATGATTCCATGGTTATTAATTGTCGCTTTACTTTCATATAACAAAAGCACATTAAGTGAGCTTGTCAGCAAACGAATGAATAAATTTCCATGTAGTGGAGAAATAAATTATAAAATTAAAGATCTTTATAAGGTACTCAATAGTATTGAAAACTCATATAGAGATAATATTAATATTAATAAAATAGATGGTATTTCTATTGAATTCAATGACTGGCGATTTAATATTCGTGGTTCTAATACAGAACCGTTATTAAGATTAAATCTTGAAACTAAAAATAATAAACTTATGATGTTTGAAAAAATAAAAGAAATAGAAAATATTATAATGGGAATTAATAAATAA